Proteins encoded together in one Camelus dromedarius isolate mCamDro1 chromosome 11, mCamDro1.pat, whole genome shotgun sequence window:
- the STAT6 gene encoding signal transducer and activator of transcription 6 isoform X1: MSLWGLVSKMPPEKLQRLYVDFPQHLRHLLCDWLENQPWEFLVGSDTFCCDMASALLSATIQRLQASAGEQGEGSTILQHISALESIYQRDPLKLVATFRHILQGEKKAVMEQFHHLPMPFHWKQEELKFNTVLGRLQHRVGEAHLLREALLPGAEAGQVSLHSLIETPTNGTGPSEALATLLQETVGELEAAQALVLKRIQIWKRQQQLAGNGAPFEESLAPLQERCEKLVEIYSQLQQEVGAAGGELEPKTRAALISRLDEVLRTLVTSSFLVEKQPPQVLKTQTKFQAGVRFLLGLRFLGTPAKPPLVRADMVTEKQARELSMPQGPGAGARESTGEIINNTVPLENSVPGNCCSALFKNLLLKKIKRCERKGTESVTEEKCAVLFSTSFALGPSKLPIQLQALSLPLVVIVHGNQDNNAKATILWDNAFSEMDRVPFVVAERVPWEKMCETLNLKFMAEVGTNRGLLPEHFLFLAQKIFNDNSLSMEAFQHRSVSWSQFNKEILLGRGFTFWQWFDGVLDLTKRCLRSYWSDRLIIGFISKQYVTSLLLNEPDGTFLLRFSDSEIGGITIAHVIRGQDGSPQIENIQPFSAKDLSIRSLGDRIRDLAQLKNLYPKKPKDEAFRSHYKPEQMGKDGRGYVPATIKMTVERDQPLPTPEPQMPTIVPSYDLGMAPDSSMNMQLGPDMVPQVYPPHSHPIPSYPALSREESVSVLPAFPEPHLQMPPNLSQMSLPFDQPHPQPGRGLLPCQPQEHPVSSPEPLLCSDVTMAEESCLSQPVGGFPQSTWVSEDMYPPLLPPTEQDLTKLLQGQGESGGGSLGAQPLLQPSHYGQSGISMSHMDLRANPSW, translated from the exons ATGTCTCTGTGGGGTCTGGTCTCCAAAATGCCCCCAGAGAAACTGCAGCGGCTCTATGTCGACTTTCCCCAACACCTACGGCATCTCCTGTGTGACTGGCTGGAGAACCAGCCCTG GGAGTTCCTTGTCGGCTCAGACACCTTCTGCTGTGACATGGCCAGCGCCCTACTTTCTGCCACTATCCAGCGCCTTCAGGCCTCAGCtggagagcagggggaggggagcaccATCTTGCAACACATCAGCgccctggag AGCATATATCAGAGGGATCCCCTGAAGCTAGTGGCCACTTTCAGACACATccttcaaggggaaaaaaaagccgtTATGGAACAG TTCCACCACCTGCCAATGCCCTTCCACTGGAAGCAGGAGGAGCTCAAGTTTAACACGGTCCTGGGGAGGCTGCAGCACCGAGTCGGGGAAGCCCACCTTCTCCGAGAAGCCCTGCTGCCGGGGGCGGAGGCTGGCCAAG TGTCTCTGCACAGCTTGATAGAAACTCCGACCAATGGGACTGGGCCAAGTGAG GCCCTGGCCACGCTGCTGCAGGAGACGGTGGGGGAGCTGGAGGCTGCCCAGGCCCTGGTGCTGAAGAGGATCCAGATTTGGAAACGGCAGCAGCAGCTGGCAGGGAATGGCGCACCCTTTGAGGAGAGCCTGGCCCCACTACAGGAGAG GTGTGAGAAGCTGGTGGAGATTTATTCCCAGCTGCAGCAGGAAGTGGGGGCGGCTGGTGGGGAGCTTGAACCCAAGACCCGGGCAGCACTGATTAGCCGGCTGGATGAAGTCCTGCGAACACTGGTCACCAG CTCTTTCCTGGTGGAAAAGCAGCCACCCCAGGTTCTGAAGACTCAGACCAAGTTCCAGGCCGGGGTGCGATTCCTGCTGGGCCTGCGGTTCCTGGGCACCCCAGCCAAGCCTCCGCTGGTCAGGGCCGACATGGTAACAGAGAAGCAGGCGAGGGAGCTCAGCATgccccaggggcctggggctggagc CAGAGAGAGCACCGGGGAGATCATCAACAACACTGTGCCCCTGGAGAACAGCGTCCCGGGGAACTGCTGCTCTGCCCTGTTCAAGAACCTG CTTCTAAAGAAAATCAAGCGGTGTGAGCGGAAGGGCACCGAGTCTGTCACCGAGGAGAAGTGTGCTGTGCTCTTCTCCACCAGCTTCGCGCTCGGCCCCAGCAAACTCCCCATCCAGCTCCAG GCCCTGTCTCTGCCCCTGGTGGTCATCGTCCATGGCAACCAAGACAACAACGCCAAAGCCACCATCCTGTGGGACAATGCCTTCTCTGAGATG gaccgTGTGCCCTTTGTGGTGGCTGAGCGGGTGCCCTGGGAGAAGATGTGTGAAACTCTGAACCTCAAGTTCATGGCTGAAGTGGGGACCAACCGGGGGTTACTCCCAGAGCACTTCCTCTTCCTGGCCCAGAAGATCTTCAACGACAACAGCCTCAGCATGGAGGCCTTCCAGCACCGCTCTGTGTCCTGGTCACAGTTCAACAAG gagATCCTGTTGGGTCGTGGCTTCACCTTTTGGCAGTGGTTCGATGGTGTCCTGGACCTCACCAAACGCTGTCTCCGGAGCTACTGGTCAGATCG GTTGATCATTGGCTTCATCAGCAAACAGTACGTCACTAGCCTTCTTCTCAACGAGCCTGACGGAACCTTTCTTCTTCGCTTCAGTGACTCAGAGATTGGAGGCATCACCATTGCCCATGTCATCCGGGGCCAGGATG GCTCCCCACAGATAGAGAACATTCAGCCGTTCTCTGCCAAAGACCTGTCCATTCGCTCGCTGGGGGACCGGATCCGGGACCTTGCTCAGCTCAAGAACCTCTACCCCAAGAAACCCAAGGACGAGGCTTTCCGGAGCCACTACAAGC CTGAGCAGATGGGTAAGGATGGCAGGGGTTATGTCCCAGCTACGATCAAGATGACTGTGGAAAG ggACCAGCCACTTCCCACCCCAGAGCCCCAAATGCCTACTATAGTCCCCAGTTACGATCTTGGAATGGCCCCTGACTCCTCCATGAACATGCAGCTCGGCCCAGACATGGT GCCCCAGGTGTACCCACCACACTCTCACCCCATCCCCTCATATCCAGCCCTCTCCCGGGAAGAATCCGTCAGTGTGTTGCCAGCCTTCCCGGA ACCTCACCTGCAGATGCCCCCTAACCTGAGCCAGATGAGCCTGCCCTTTGACCAACCTCACCCACA GCCTGGCAGGGGCCTGCTGCCGTGCCAGCCTCAGGAGCATCCCGTATCCAGCCCTGAGCCCCTGCTCTGCTCAGATGTGACCATGGCAGAAGAGAGCTGCCTGAGCCAGCCTGTGGGAGGGTTCCCCCAAAGCACCTG GGTCAGTGAAGACATGTACCCACCTTTGCTGCCTCCCACTGAACAGGACCTCACTAAGCTCTTGCAGGGGCAAGGCGAGTCAGGGGGAGGGTCCTTGggagcccagcccctcctgcagccCTCTCACTATGGGCAGTCTGGGATCTCAATGTCCCACATGGACCTAAGGGCTAACCCCAGTTGGTGA
- the STAT6 gene encoding signal transducer and activator of transcription 6 isoform X2: MSLWGLVSKMPPEKLQRLYVDFPQHLRHLLCDWLENQPWEFLVGSDTFCCDMASALLSATIQRLQASAGEQGEGSTILQHISALESIYQRDPLKLVATFRHILQGEKKAVMEQFHHLPMPFHWKQEELKFNTVLGRLQHRVGEAHLLREALLPGAEAGQVSLHSLIETPTNGTGPSEALATLLQETVGELEAAQALVLKRIQIWKRQQQLAGNGAPFEESLAPLQERCEKLVEIYSQLQQEVGAAGGELEPKTRAALISRLDEVLRTLVTSSFLVEKQPPQVLKTQTKFQAGVRFLLGLRFLGTPAKPPLVRADMVTEKQARELSMPQGPGAGAESTGEIINNTVPLENSVPGNCCSALFKNLLLKKIKRCERKGTESVTEEKCAVLFSTSFALGPSKLPIQLQALSLPLVVIVHGNQDNNAKATILWDNAFSEMDRVPFVVAERVPWEKMCETLNLKFMAEVGTNRGLLPEHFLFLAQKIFNDNSLSMEAFQHRSVSWSQFNKEILLGRGFTFWQWFDGVLDLTKRCLRSYWSDRLIIGFISKQYVTSLLLNEPDGTFLLRFSDSEIGGITIAHVIRGQDGSPQIENIQPFSAKDLSIRSLGDRIRDLAQLKNLYPKKPKDEAFRSHYKPEQMGKDGRGYVPATIKMTVERDQPLPTPEPQMPTIVPSYDLGMAPDSSMNMQLGPDMVPQVYPPHSHPIPSYPALSREESVSVLPAFPEPHLQMPPNLSQMSLPFDQPHPQPGRGLLPCQPQEHPVSSPEPLLCSDVTMAEESCLSQPVGGFPQSTWVSEDMYPPLLPPTEQDLTKLLQGQGESGGGSLGAQPLLQPSHYGQSGISMSHMDLRANPSW, translated from the exons ATGTCTCTGTGGGGTCTGGTCTCCAAAATGCCCCCAGAGAAACTGCAGCGGCTCTATGTCGACTTTCCCCAACACCTACGGCATCTCCTGTGTGACTGGCTGGAGAACCAGCCCTG GGAGTTCCTTGTCGGCTCAGACACCTTCTGCTGTGACATGGCCAGCGCCCTACTTTCTGCCACTATCCAGCGCCTTCAGGCCTCAGCtggagagcagggggaggggagcaccATCTTGCAACACATCAGCgccctggag AGCATATATCAGAGGGATCCCCTGAAGCTAGTGGCCACTTTCAGACACATccttcaaggggaaaaaaaagccgtTATGGAACAG TTCCACCACCTGCCAATGCCCTTCCACTGGAAGCAGGAGGAGCTCAAGTTTAACACGGTCCTGGGGAGGCTGCAGCACCGAGTCGGGGAAGCCCACCTTCTCCGAGAAGCCCTGCTGCCGGGGGCGGAGGCTGGCCAAG TGTCTCTGCACAGCTTGATAGAAACTCCGACCAATGGGACTGGGCCAAGTGAG GCCCTGGCCACGCTGCTGCAGGAGACGGTGGGGGAGCTGGAGGCTGCCCAGGCCCTGGTGCTGAAGAGGATCCAGATTTGGAAACGGCAGCAGCAGCTGGCAGGGAATGGCGCACCCTTTGAGGAGAGCCTGGCCCCACTACAGGAGAG GTGTGAGAAGCTGGTGGAGATTTATTCCCAGCTGCAGCAGGAAGTGGGGGCGGCTGGTGGGGAGCTTGAACCCAAGACCCGGGCAGCACTGATTAGCCGGCTGGATGAAGTCCTGCGAACACTGGTCACCAG CTCTTTCCTGGTGGAAAAGCAGCCACCCCAGGTTCTGAAGACTCAGACCAAGTTCCAGGCCGGGGTGCGATTCCTGCTGGGCCTGCGGTTCCTGGGCACCCCAGCCAAGCCTCCGCTGGTCAGGGCCGACATGGTAACAGAGAAGCAGGCGAGGGAGCTCAGCATgccccaggggcctggggctggagc AGAGAGCACCGGGGAGATCATCAACAACACTGTGCCCCTGGAGAACAGCGTCCCGGGGAACTGCTGCTCTGCCCTGTTCAAGAACCTG CTTCTAAAGAAAATCAAGCGGTGTGAGCGGAAGGGCACCGAGTCTGTCACCGAGGAGAAGTGTGCTGTGCTCTTCTCCACCAGCTTCGCGCTCGGCCCCAGCAAACTCCCCATCCAGCTCCAG GCCCTGTCTCTGCCCCTGGTGGTCATCGTCCATGGCAACCAAGACAACAACGCCAAAGCCACCATCCTGTGGGACAATGCCTTCTCTGAGATG gaccgTGTGCCCTTTGTGGTGGCTGAGCGGGTGCCCTGGGAGAAGATGTGTGAAACTCTGAACCTCAAGTTCATGGCTGAAGTGGGGACCAACCGGGGGTTACTCCCAGAGCACTTCCTCTTCCTGGCCCAGAAGATCTTCAACGACAACAGCCTCAGCATGGAGGCCTTCCAGCACCGCTCTGTGTCCTGGTCACAGTTCAACAAG gagATCCTGTTGGGTCGTGGCTTCACCTTTTGGCAGTGGTTCGATGGTGTCCTGGACCTCACCAAACGCTGTCTCCGGAGCTACTGGTCAGATCG GTTGATCATTGGCTTCATCAGCAAACAGTACGTCACTAGCCTTCTTCTCAACGAGCCTGACGGAACCTTTCTTCTTCGCTTCAGTGACTCAGAGATTGGAGGCATCACCATTGCCCATGTCATCCGGGGCCAGGATG GCTCCCCACAGATAGAGAACATTCAGCCGTTCTCTGCCAAAGACCTGTCCATTCGCTCGCTGGGGGACCGGATCCGGGACCTTGCTCAGCTCAAGAACCTCTACCCCAAGAAACCCAAGGACGAGGCTTTCCGGAGCCACTACAAGC CTGAGCAGATGGGTAAGGATGGCAGGGGTTATGTCCCAGCTACGATCAAGATGACTGTGGAAAG ggACCAGCCACTTCCCACCCCAGAGCCCCAAATGCCTACTATAGTCCCCAGTTACGATCTTGGAATGGCCCCTGACTCCTCCATGAACATGCAGCTCGGCCCAGACATGGT GCCCCAGGTGTACCCACCACACTCTCACCCCATCCCCTCATATCCAGCCCTCTCCCGGGAAGAATCCGTCAGTGTGTTGCCAGCCTTCCCGGA ACCTCACCTGCAGATGCCCCCTAACCTGAGCCAGATGAGCCTGCCCTTTGACCAACCTCACCCACA GCCTGGCAGGGGCCTGCTGCCGTGCCAGCCTCAGGAGCATCCCGTATCCAGCCCTGAGCCCCTGCTCTGCTCAGATGTGACCATGGCAGAAGAGAGCTGCCTGAGCCAGCCTGTGGGAGGGTTCCCCCAAAGCACCTG GGTCAGTGAAGACATGTACCCACCTTTGCTGCCTCCCACTGAACAGGACCTCACTAAGCTCTTGCAGGGGCAAGGCGAGTCAGGGGGAGGGTCCTTGggagcccagcccctcctgcagccCTCTCACTATGGGCAGTCTGGGATCTCAATGTCCCACATGGACCTAAGGGCTAACCCCAGTTGGTGA
- the STAT6 gene encoding signal transducer and activator of transcription 6 isoform X3 — MSLWGLVSKMPPEKLQRLYVDFPQHLRHLLCDWLENQPWEFLVGSDTFCCDMASALLSATIQRLQASAGEQGEGSTILQHISALESIYQRDPLKLVATFRHILQGEKKAVMEQFHHLPMPFHWKQEELKFNTVLGRLQHRVGEAHLLREALLPGAEAGQVSLHSLIETPTNGTGPSEALATLLQETVGELEAAQALVLKRIQIWKRQQQLAGNGAPFEESLAPLQERCEKLVEIYSQLQQEVGAAGGELEPKTRAALISRLDEVLRTLVTSSFLVEKQPPQVLKTQTKFQAGVRFLLGLRFLGTPAKPPLVRADMVTEKQARELSMPQGPGAGARESTGEIINNTVPLENSVPGNCCSALFKNLLLKKIKRCERKGTESVTEEKCAVLFSTSFALGPSKLPIQLQALSLPLVVIVHGNQDNNAKATILWDNAFSEMDRVPFVVAERVPWEKMCETLNLKFMAEVGTNRGLLPEHFLFLAQKIFNDNSLSMEAFQHRSVSWSQFNKEILLGRGFTFWQWFDGVLDLTKRCLRSYWSDRLIIGFISKQYVTSLLLNEPDGTFLLRFSDSEIGGITIAHVIRGQDGSPQIENIQPFSAKDLSIRSLGDRIRDLAQLKNLYPKKPKDEAFRSHYKPEQMGKDGRGYVPATIKMTVERDQPLPTPEPQMPTIVPSYDLGMAPDSSMNMQLGPDMVPQVYPPHSHPIPSYPALSREESVSVLPAFPEPHLQMPPNLSQMSLPFDQPHPQGLLPCQPQEHPVSSPEPLLCSDVTMAEESCLSQPVGGFPQSTWVSEDMYPPLLPPTEQDLTKLLQGQGESGGGSLGAQPLLQPSHYGQSGISMSHMDLRANPSW, encoded by the exons ATGTCTCTGTGGGGTCTGGTCTCCAAAATGCCCCCAGAGAAACTGCAGCGGCTCTATGTCGACTTTCCCCAACACCTACGGCATCTCCTGTGTGACTGGCTGGAGAACCAGCCCTG GGAGTTCCTTGTCGGCTCAGACACCTTCTGCTGTGACATGGCCAGCGCCCTACTTTCTGCCACTATCCAGCGCCTTCAGGCCTCAGCtggagagcagggggaggggagcaccATCTTGCAACACATCAGCgccctggag AGCATATATCAGAGGGATCCCCTGAAGCTAGTGGCCACTTTCAGACACATccttcaaggggaaaaaaaagccgtTATGGAACAG TTCCACCACCTGCCAATGCCCTTCCACTGGAAGCAGGAGGAGCTCAAGTTTAACACGGTCCTGGGGAGGCTGCAGCACCGAGTCGGGGAAGCCCACCTTCTCCGAGAAGCCCTGCTGCCGGGGGCGGAGGCTGGCCAAG TGTCTCTGCACAGCTTGATAGAAACTCCGACCAATGGGACTGGGCCAAGTGAG GCCCTGGCCACGCTGCTGCAGGAGACGGTGGGGGAGCTGGAGGCTGCCCAGGCCCTGGTGCTGAAGAGGATCCAGATTTGGAAACGGCAGCAGCAGCTGGCAGGGAATGGCGCACCCTTTGAGGAGAGCCTGGCCCCACTACAGGAGAG GTGTGAGAAGCTGGTGGAGATTTATTCCCAGCTGCAGCAGGAAGTGGGGGCGGCTGGTGGGGAGCTTGAACCCAAGACCCGGGCAGCACTGATTAGCCGGCTGGATGAAGTCCTGCGAACACTGGTCACCAG CTCTTTCCTGGTGGAAAAGCAGCCACCCCAGGTTCTGAAGACTCAGACCAAGTTCCAGGCCGGGGTGCGATTCCTGCTGGGCCTGCGGTTCCTGGGCACCCCAGCCAAGCCTCCGCTGGTCAGGGCCGACATGGTAACAGAGAAGCAGGCGAGGGAGCTCAGCATgccccaggggcctggggctggagc CAGAGAGAGCACCGGGGAGATCATCAACAACACTGTGCCCCTGGAGAACAGCGTCCCGGGGAACTGCTGCTCTGCCCTGTTCAAGAACCTG CTTCTAAAGAAAATCAAGCGGTGTGAGCGGAAGGGCACCGAGTCTGTCACCGAGGAGAAGTGTGCTGTGCTCTTCTCCACCAGCTTCGCGCTCGGCCCCAGCAAACTCCCCATCCAGCTCCAG GCCCTGTCTCTGCCCCTGGTGGTCATCGTCCATGGCAACCAAGACAACAACGCCAAAGCCACCATCCTGTGGGACAATGCCTTCTCTGAGATG gaccgTGTGCCCTTTGTGGTGGCTGAGCGGGTGCCCTGGGAGAAGATGTGTGAAACTCTGAACCTCAAGTTCATGGCTGAAGTGGGGACCAACCGGGGGTTACTCCCAGAGCACTTCCTCTTCCTGGCCCAGAAGATCTTCAACGACAACAGCCTCAGCATGGAGGCCTTCCAGCACCGCTCTGTGTCCTGGTCACAGTTCAACAAG gagATCCTGTTGGGTCGTGGCTTCACCTTTTGGCAGTGGTTCGATGGTGTCCTGGACCTCACCAAACGCTGTCTCCGGAGCTACTGGTCAGATCG GTTGATCATTGGCTTCATCAGCAAACAGTACGTCACTAGCCTTCTTCTCAACGAGCCTGACGGAACCTTTCTTCTTCGCTTCAGTGACTCAGAGATTGGAGGCATCACCATTGCCCATGTCATCCGGGGCCAGGATG GCTCCCCACAGATAGAGAACATTCAGCCGTTCTCTGCCAAAGACCTGTCCATTCGCTCGCTGGGGGACCGGATCCGGGACCTTGCTCAGCTCAAGAACCTCTACCCCAAGAAACCCAAGGACGAGGCTTTCCGGAGCCACTACAAGC CTGAGCAGATGGGTAAGGATGGCAGGGGTTATGTCCCAGCTACGATCAAGATGACTGTGGAAAG ggACCAGCCACTTCCCACCCCAGAGCCCCAAATGCCTACTATAGTCCCCAGTTACGATCTTGGAATGGCCCCTGACTCCTCCATGAACATGCAGCTCGGCCCAGACATGGT GCCCCAGGTGTACCCACCACACTCTCACCCCATCCCCTCATATCCAGCCCTCTCCCGGGAAGAATCCGTCAGTGTGTTGCCAGCCTTCCCGGA ACCTCACCTGCAGATGCCCCCTAACCTGAGCCAGATGAGCCTGCCCTTTGACCAACCTCACCCACA GGGCCTGCTGCCGTGCCAGCCTCAGGAGCATCCCGTATCCAGCCCTGAGCCCCTGCTCTGCTCAGATGTGACCATGGCAGAAGAGAGCTGCCTGAGCCAGCCTGTGGGAGGGTTCCCCCAAAGCACCTG GGTCAGTGAAGACATGTACCCACCTTTGCTGCCTCCCACTGAACAGGACCTCACTAAGCTCTTGCAGGGGCAAGGCGAGTCAGGGGGAGGGTCCTTGggagcccagcccctcctgcagccCTCTCACTATGGGCAGTCTGGGATCTCAATGTCCCACATGGACCTAAGGGCTAACCCCAGTTGGTGA
- the STAT6 gene encoding signal transducer and activator of transcription 6 isoform X4, whose amino-acid sequence MSLWGLVSKMPPEKLQRLYVDFPQHLRHLLCDWLENQPWEFLVGSDTFCCDMASALLSATIQRLQASAGEQGEGSTILQHISALESIYQRDPLKLVATFRHILQGEKKAVMEQFHHLPMPFHWKQEELKFNTVLGRLQHRVGEAHLLREALLPGAEAGQVSLHSLIETPTNGTGPSEALATLLQETVGELEAAQALVLKRIQIWKRQQQLAGNGAPFEESLAPLQERCEKLVEIYSQLQQEVGAAGGELEPKTRAALISRLDEVLRTLVTSSFLVEKQPPQVLKTQTKFQAGVRFLLGLRFLGTPAKPPLVRADMVTEKQARELSMPQGPGAGAESTGEIINNTVPLENSVPGNCCSALFKNLLLKKIKRCERKGTESVTEEKCAVLFSTSFALGPSKLPIQLQALSLPLVVIVHGNQDNNAKATILWDNAFSEMDRVPFVVAERVPWEKMCETLNLKFMAEVGTNRGLLPEHFLFLAQKIFNDNSLSMEAFQHRSVSWSQFNKEILLGRGFTFWQWFDGVLDLTKRCLRSYWSDRLIIGFISKQYVTSLLLNEPDGTFLLRFSDSEIGGITIAHVIRGQDGSPQIENIQPFSAKDLSIRSLGDRIRDLAQLKNLYPKKPKDEAFRSHYKPEQMGKDGRGYVPATIKMTVERDQPLPTPEPQMPTIVPSYDLGMAPDSSMNMQLGPDMVPQVYPPHSHPIPSYPALSREESVSVLPAFPEPHLQMPPNLSQMSLPFDQPHPQGLLPCQPQEHPVSSPEPLLCSDVTMAEESCLSQPVGGFPQSTWVSEDMYPPLLPPTEQDLTKLLQGQGESGGGSLGAQPLLQPSHYGQSGISMSHMDLRANPSW is encoded by the exons ATGTCTCTGTGGGGTCTGGTCTCCAAAATGCCCCCAGAGAAACTGCAGCGGCTCTATGTCGACTTTCCCCAACACCTACGGCATCTCCTGTGTGACTGGCTGGAGAACCAGCCCTG GGAGTTCCTTGTCGGCTCAGACACCTTCTGCTGTGACATGGCCAGCGCCCTACTTTCTGCCACTATCCAGCGCCTTCAGGCCTCAGCtggagagcagggggaggggagcaccATCTTGCAACACATCAGCgccctggag AGCATATATCAGAGGGATCCCCTGAAGCTAGTGGCCACTTTCAGACACATccttcaaggggaaaaaaaagccgtTATGGAACAG TTCCACCACCTGCCAATGCCCTTCCACTGGAAGCAGGAGGAGCTCAAGTTTAACACGGTCCTGGGGAGGCTGCAGCACCGAGTCGGGGAAGCCCACCTTCTCCGAGAAGCCCTGCTGCCGGGGGCGGAGGCTGGCCAAG TGTCTCTGCACAGCTTGATAGAAACTCCGACCAATGGGACTGGGCCAAGTGAG GCCCTGGCCACGCTGCTGCAGGAGACGGTGGGGGAGCTGGAGGCTGCCCAGGCCCTGGTGCTGAAGAGGATCCAGATTTGGAAACGGCAGCAGCAGCTGGCAGGGAATGGCGCACCCTTTGAGGAGAGCCTGGCCCCACTACAGGAGAG GTGTGAGAAGCTGGTGGAGATTTATTCCCAGCTGCAGCAGGAAGTGGGGGCGGCTGGTGGGGAGCTTGAACCCAAGACCCGGGCAGCACTGATTAGCCGGCTGGATGAAGTCCTGCGAACACTGGTCACCAG CTCTTTCCTGGTGGAAAAGCAGCCACCCCAGGTTCTGAAGACTCAGACCAAGTTCCAGGCCGGGGTGCGATTCCTGCTGGGCCTGCGGTTCCTGGGCACCCCAGCCAAGCCTCCGCTGGTCAGGGCCGACATGGTAACAGAGAAGCAGGCGAGGGAGCTCAGCATgccccaggggcctggggctggagc AGAGAGCACCGGGGAGATCATCAACAACACTGTGCCCCTGGAGAACAGCGTCCCGGGGAACTGCTGCTCTGCCCTGTTCAAGAACCTG CTTCTAAAGAAAATCAAGCGGTGTGAGCGGAAGGGCACCGAGTCTGTCACCGAGGAGAAGTGTGCTGTGCTCTTCTCCACCAGCTTCGCGCTCGGCCCCAGCAAACTCCCCATCCAGCTCCAG GCCCTGTCTCTGCCCCTGGTGGTCATCGTCCATGGCAACCAAGACAACAACGCCAAAGCCACCATCCTGTGGGACAATGCCTTCTCTGAGATG gaccgTGTGCCCTTTGTGGTGGCTGAGCGGGTGCCCTGGGAGAAGATGTGTGAAACTCTGAACCTCAAGTTCATGGCTGAAGTGGGGACCAACCGGGGGTTACTCCCAGAGCACTTCCTCTTCCTGGCCCAGAAGATCTTCAACGACAACAGCCTCAGCATGGAGGCCTTCCAGCACCGCTCTGTGTCCTGGTCACAGTTCAACAAG gagATCCTGTTGGGTCGTGGCTTCACCTTTTGGCAGTGGTTCGATGGTGTCCTGGACCTCACCAAACGCTGTCTCCGGAGCTACTGGTCAGATCG GTTGATCATTGGCTTCATCAGCAAACAGTACGTCACTAGCCTTCTTCTCAACGAGCCTGACGGAACCTTTCTTCTTCGCTTCAGTGACTCAGAGATTGGAGGCATCACCATTGCCCATGTCATCCGGGGCCAGGATG GCTCCCCACAGATAGAGAACATTCAGCCGTTCTCTGCCAAAGACCTGTCCATTCGCTCGCTGGGGGACCGGATCCGGGACCTTGCTCAGCTCAAGAACCTCTACCCCAAGAAACCCAAGGACGAGGCTTTCCGGAGCCACTACAAGC CTGAGCAGATGGGTAAGGATGGCAGGGGTTATGTCCCAGCTACGATCAAGATGACTGTGGAAAG ggACCAGCCACTTCCCACCCCAGAGCCCCAAATGCCTACTATAGTCCCCAGTTACGATCTTGGAATGGCCCCTGACTCCTCCATGAACATGCAGCTCGGCCCAGACATGGT GCCCCAGGTGTACCCACCACACTCTCACCCCATCCCCTCATATCCAGCCCTCTCCCGGGAAGAATCCGTCAGTGTGTTGCCAGCCTTCCCGGA ACCTCACCTGCAGATGCCCCCTAACCTGAGCCAGATGAGCCTGCCCTTTGACCAACCTCACCCACA GGGCCTGCTGCCGTGCCAGCCTCAGGAGCATCCCGTATCCAGCCCTGAGCCCCTGCTCTGCTCAGATGTGACCATGGCAGAAGAGAGCTGCCTGAGCCAGCCTGTGGGAGGGTTCCCCCAAAGCACCTG GGTCAGTGAAGACATGTACCCACCTTTGCTGCCTCCCACTGAACAGGACCTCACTAAGCTCTTGCAGGGGCAAGGCGAGTCAGGGGGAGGGTCCTTGggagcccagcccctcctgcagccCTCTCACTATGGGCAGTCTGGGATCTCAATGTCCCACATGGACCTAAGGGCTAACCCCAGTTGGTGA